One genomic segment of Corynebacterium durum includes these proteins:
- a CDS encoding S9 family peptidase, whose amino-acid sequence MTETDRTAPKPQAPKAPKHPTTRTHHGRVFVDDYEWLRDKGAAETIAYLEAENAYTDEATKDQQQLQEDIFQEIKSRVKETDMSVPSRDGDYWYYGRTEEGKSYFLSCRLPVLPDQDPWTPPVIPENSAPEGEEIILDGNVLAEGHEFFSLGGSGVTQSGRFLAYSTDTTGDERYTLHIKDLATGELLEDTIEGISSGLTWCGEEYLFYQRVDDAWRPDSVWRHKVGTPVTDDVRVFYEPDERFWVGVSSDRMEKFLYIESGSKLSSEIWVLECDNPTSEFRCLRTREAEVEYDVTYAEVGGEPRWLVLHNAHGPNFELGECPLGPLPDDLDDLRVLVPHRDTVRLNAVGAWARYLVLSYRQEGASKLAVMQLGEQGFTEFKELEFDEELYDVGFGTGHYWDAPCFRLSYDSFTTPARLYDYWPATGELRLLKEQEIPGGYNRDDYVAHRLWVTAQDGAQVPVSVIHRADLDMSVPNPTLLYGYGSYESTIDPSMSILWLSLLDRGIIVAVAHVRGGGEMGRLWYDNGKMLTKKNTFTDFIDVADYLISSNMTTPELLVAQGGSAGGLLMGAVANMGGDRFKAIHAVVPFVDPLTSILMPELPLTVIEWEEWGNPLEDVAVYDYMASYSPYENVEAKPYPNILASTSLNDTRVLYVEPAKWIAKLRDMATSGDFLLKTEMSAGHGGVSGRYESWKQAAFEHAWIIDQLRGGTPA is encoded by the coding sequence ATGACTGAAACCGACCGCACTGCTCCCAAGCCTCAAGCACCAAAGGCACCAAAACACCCGACCACGCGAACGCATCATGGTCGGGTGTTCGTTGATGACTATGAGTGGCTCCGAGACAAGGGGGCTGCGGAGACCATCGCCTACCTTGAGGCCGAGAACGCCTACACCGATGAGGCGACCAAGGATCAGCAACAGCTGCAGGAGGATATTTTCCAGGAGATCAAGTCTCGGGTGAAGGAAACGGACATGTCCGTGCCGTCCCGCGATGGTGATTACTGGTATTACGGCCGTACTGAGGAGGGGAAGAGTTATTTCCTTTCGTGCAGGCTTCCGGTGCTGCCGGACCAAGATCCGTGGACCCCGCCGGTGATTCCAGAAAACTCCGCGCCTGAGGGCGAGGAAATCATTCTTGATGGCAATGTGCTGGCAGAGGGACACGAGTTTTTCTCGCTGGGTGGTTCTGGGGTGACGCAATCCGGCCGGTTCCTTGCTTATTCCACCGACACCACTGGTGACGAGCGCTACACGCTGCACATCAAGGACCTGGCTACGGGCGAGCTGCTGGAGGATACCATTGAGGGCATTTCTTCGGGGCTGACCTGGTGCGGTGAGGAGTACCTGTTTTACCAGCGTGTCGACGACGCGTGGCGCCCCGATTCCGTGTGGCGGCACAAGGTGGGTACCCCGGTCACCGACGATGTGCGCGTGTTTTATGAACCGGACGAGCGTTTCTGGGTGGGGGTTAGTTCGGATCGCATGGAAAAGTTCCTGTACATCGAATCGGGCAGCAAGCTCAGCAGCGAAATATGGGTGTTGGAGTGCGATAATCCCACCAGCGAGTTTCGGTGTTTGCGCACCCGCGAGGCGGAGGTGGAGTACGACGTTACCTACGCCGAGGTTGGCGGCGAGCCGCGCTGGTTGGTGCTGCATAATGCTCACGGTCCGAACTTTGAGCTGGGCGAATGCCCGCTGGGGCCGCTTCCCGATGACCTCGATGACCTGCGTGTTTTGGTGCCGCACCGCGATACTGTCCGCCTGAATGCCGTGGGCGCGTGGGCGCGGTATCTGGTGCTGTCGTACCGGCAGGAGGGGGCGTCGAAACTCGCGGTGATGCAGCTAGGCGAGCAGGGGTTCACCGAGTTCAAGGAACTGGAGTTTGATGAGGAGCTGTACGACGTCGGTTTCGGCACCGGCCACTATTGGGACGCTCCTTGTTTCCGTCTCAGCTACGATTCCTTTACGACGCCCGCCCGACTGTACGACTACTGGCCCGCCACAGGTGAGCTTCGGTTGCTGAAGGAACAGGAGATTCCCGGTGGCTACAACCGTGACGACTATGTGGCACACCGTCTGTGGGTGACTGCTCAGGACGGCGCGCAGGTGCCGGTGTCGGTGATTCACCGCGCTGACCTGGACATGAGCGTGCCGAACCCCACCCTGTTGTACGGTTACGGCTCCTACGAAAGCACCATCGATCCGAGCATGAGCATTCTGTGGCTGAGTCTGCTTGACCGTGGGATCATCGTGGCCGTGGCACATGTTCGCGGCGGTGGTGAAATGGGTCGGCTGTGGTACGACAACGGCAAAATGCTGACCAAGAAGAACACCTTCACCGACTTCATTGACGTGGCGGATTACCTGATCAGCAGCAACATGACCACGCCTGAACTGCTGGTGGCGCAGGGGGGTTCGGCCGGTGGTTTGCTCATGGGTGCCGTGGCCAACATGGGCGGGGACCGGTTTAAGGCCATTCACGCAGTAGTACCGTTTGTGGATCCGCTGACCTCTATTTTGATGCCGGAGCTTCCACTGACCGTGATCGAGTGGGAGGAGTGGGGCAACCCACTGGAAGATGTTGCGGTATATGACTACATGGCGTCCTACTCACCGTACGAGAACGTGGAGGCGAAGCCGTACCCCAATATTTTGGCCTCCACATCGTTGAACGATACGCGGGTGTTGTATGTGGAACCCGCTAAATGGATTGCCAAGTTGCGTGATATGGCAACATCTGGGGATTTTCTGCTGAAGACTGAGATGTCGGCCGGGCATGGCGGCGTCTCGGGACGGTACGAGAGCTGGAAGCAGGCAGCGTTTGAACATGCGTGGATTATTGACCAGCTACGAGGCGGAACCCCTGCATAA
- a CDS encoding trypsin-like serine peptidase, whose product MHTTQVTRQHIASKRHIRVARGVVAVALTVTATWSGVGVSIAATPSNLPIEPVGYNVVDGKLDTNNPIANAEIQKDPGYSSTQPSGQANAQSPLVPKAQNLAGAEMGINHLQEGALPNVVIGNDDRKEVSDTKQTPARWVGKLHSTTQSGGSSYCTASLISKDTVITAGHCVAKGQSKWTFAAGENKGQQPYGTAAAKQIWYDKKYGETGHDWAVIKLDSAVGEKTGWFGMNVPDTQKLVDTQATVIGYPGDKDNGAQWADRNKVVKVTDRQVVYQTDTFNGQSGSSVMDDKSMIFAIHTGGKTGENYGTILTGELFNVCANVAAASPAT is encoded by the coding sequence ATGCATACGACACAAGTGACACGACAACATATCGCATCAAAGCGTCACATACGCGTCGCACGCGGCGTGGTTGCTGTGGCGCTGACCGTGACTGCAACGTGGTCGGGAGTGGGGGTGTCGATAGCCGCAACTCCCTCGAATCTGCCGATCGAGCCGGTGGGATACAACGTTGTGGACGGCAAGCTTGATACCAACAACCCCATCGCGAATGCGGAGATTCAGAAGGATCCTGGTTATTCAAGCACCCAACCGTCGGGCCAGGCCAACGCACAAAGCCCCCTCGTTCCCAAGGCGCAGAACCTGGCTGGGGCTGAGATGGGCATCAATCATCTCCAGGAAGGGGCCCTCCCGAATGTGGTGATCGGCAATGATGATCGCAAGGAAGTCTCGGACACGAAGCAGACCCCGGCGCGCTGGGTGGGTAAGTTGCACTCCACCACGCAGAGTGGTGGGTCGTCGTATTGCACGGCGTCGTTAATCTCGAAGGACACCGTAATTACTGCCGGGCATTGTGTGGCCAAGGGGCAGTCGAAGTGGACCTTTGCGGCTGGTGAAAACAAGGGCCAGCAGCCCTACGGCACGGCCGCAGCGAAGCAAATCTGGTACGACAAGAAGTACGGGGAGACCGGCCACGATTGGGCCGTGATTAAGCTGGATTCTGCGGTCGGGGAGAAGACGGGCTGGTTTGGTATGAATGTGCCGGATACGCAGAAGCTGGTGGATACGCAGGCGACGGTTATTGGTTATCCGGGGGATAAGGATAACGGTGCGCAGTGGGCGGACCGGAACAAGGTCGTGAAGGTGACGGACCGTCAGGTGGTGTACCAAACGGATACGTTTAACGGCCAATCTGGTTCCTCGGTGATGGATGATAAGTCGATGATTTTTGCTATCCACACCGGCGGTAAGACAGGGGAGAACTACGGAACGATTCTCACCGGTGAGTTGTTTAACGTGTGCGCCAACGTTGCGGCGGCATCACCCGCAACCTAA